A portion of the Apus apus isolate bApuApu2 chromosome 3, bApuApu2.pri.cur, whole genome shotgun sequence genome contains these proteins:
- the LOC127382507 gene encoding cytochrome c oxidase assembly factor 6 homolog encodes MSAPTMQERKACWGARDEFWQCLDSHGEDASRCEKLRGSFEALCPQQWVKYFDRRRDFLKYKKKLETEGFHPSDAAGKS; translated from the exons ATGTCGGCGCCGACGATGCAGGAGAGGAAGGCTTGCTGGGGCGCCCGGGACGAGTTCTGGCAGTGCCTGGACAGCCACGGCGAGGATGCCTCCCGGTGCGAGAAGCTGCGGGGATCCTTCGAGGCGCTGTGTCCGCAGCAGTGG GTTAAATACTTTGATAGAAgaagagactttttaaaatataaaaaaaagcttgaaacaGAAGGCTTTCATCCTTCAGATGCTGCTGGGAAATCTTAG